The DNA segment GCCGAATGAGATTCGCAATTTCAGGTCGCATGCGATGCTGAACATTTAGTTTGACGCTGTTGATGCCATTGTTGACCATACGTTCGAACAGCGATATGTCCATTTTGTATTGTTTGGCCAGCTTGAATACACTGGTTGTTGGTCGGAGCTGTTGATGGTCGCCTGAAATTGAGAGTCACAATAGAGCGTTGGACATATAGGCACTTTTGCTGTACAGATTGAATAGGTCTCGAGCACATTACGAATAAGTCAGTCGAGCAAGAATTGACTTGACTATGAAAATGGAATGTTACAATAAGATGACGATTCCCCACGTTAATTTTCGCAAATCAAAAACGTTCGTCAATAATGTAggtgaaaataaaacgaaCGCGACATTGCATCACTTTTCTCTTGTGATAAAGTTTAGGATTTCGAAAATCTGCGAGCTATCGACCTTGTAGAATGTCTACAGACATGAGGCCATCGCAACAAAGTTGACATTTTCTACGATACCATTGGAAAAGAAATGGTCACTCGAATGGAAATTAGATGGCTCGTGGAGTGTGAACTTCTCGTGGAGTGTAAACTTCTTGTGGAGTGTGAACTTCTCGTGGAGTGTGAACTTCTCGTGGAGTGTGAACTTCTCGTGGAGTGTGAACTTCTCGTGGAGTGTGAACTTCTCGTGGAGTGTGAACTTCTCGTGGAGTGTGAAGTTCCCGTGTAGTACGAAGATCTCACGCTCAAATGCACACGCTGCATTTACTGTAGGCTTGCAACTGTAGGCATGCAACCTATCGTCCAGCAAACGAACAAAATAACCTTACcactttattttcaatttttggactacacattcttcaaatcgatttttaaccgTAAATCCATGACGacacatttttggccaaatatagcaaaatgtagaTCGTGCTGTCTTAcacatttttcatcttttggccaaaaatgtgccatcatggcttcaccgttaaaaatcgattttaagaatgtgTAGGCCAAAAACTGACATTCAAGTGCTAAGGTTCTTTGTTGATGTTGATGTCTTTTGGGTATCTGAAATTCACGACGACTTaccaatcaaaatcaaatgttGTGTCTCATTGGACAAGGCAGCAATAATGTGTGGCTCCAATATTTCGGCGGCTTCTTCAACAAATACTAAAAAtcagaaataatgaaaagaatgACAAAATATCCCATATTCGCACAAAAACACAAACCTATGGGCGGCTTCAACATATGCAACAACGAATTACTCCTAGCTGCACAAGTGCTTGTCATGCCAATAACTCGTTTcgatttcaacaaattgaattcattgaTTTGCTTCAATTCTTCCTGTTTGCGTGAAATCGATCGAAGTTTGTCCTGTAGTAAATTACGGttaattaagaaaatgaaaaacttccGTGCTACGACCGTGCTTATACCTGAACGGTCAAAATTTCCGCTTCCACTAATTTCGCATCATTTTCGCTGCCCTTTTTGCCCTGCAACACTTCGAACTGTTCCATTAGTTCAGCGTATTCACATTTTGCTTTGTAAAAGCAATTCTTCATCCGTTTGTCACTAACAACCGTTTCCAACAATTGCTTGACGTTGAATTTATCAAGCAGCtcatttttcgattgattgccCATACGAACAATATCCTCAGTAATGGCTAGCACACCGGCCAAAAATTGGTCCAACGCATGGTTGGTGTAGCAAATAACAAGGATCTGCTCGTCCGTGTTTCGTATCAAGGCAGTGAGAATTTCCAGGCCGACGAATGTTTTCCCCGTTCCTATAAATCAGACCGAAAAACAATCAGAATTTTTGGCACAGCAACAGGATAAGGACCGGGACATGTTCAATTCGAATTACCTGGTGGACCTTGAATGACCGAAAATTTATTGGTCAATGAGTTCTTGAACGCACACAATTGACTTTCGTTTAGTTTTATCGCAGCCGCTGAGGGCCAAGCTGATGTATTTTTTAAATCCAAAGCATACTTTCGATGTGTGTAAATAGTCTTGATGGCTGGCGGAATGTATGACGGGTATGCTGGATTCAcctgaaaattcatttggaatTTTATCGTAAGATCCAAGGCTCCATTGCGGGGTAAGATATGTTAGACTATAGAGTCAGCCGACCCTTTACGGGTTGGTCGATTCACTTTGCTAAAACCGACAATCGATTGATCGTGGTTGGTACTTACATCCACATCGATGATGTAGTTTTTCATCGGAAACGTTTCTTCGTCAAAGTTCTTCATCACATTGTAGACGTGATGGTAAGGCTCGAAGTAAACCTCACTTTCAAACATTATGAAGTCTCTATCGAACACCAACGGTACGTTAAACGATTTTATAATTTCGATTTGGATCTGCAGAGAtagaaaaaatcgatttcactGAGCGAACGGTACCGTCAACACCCTGTATGTAACTCACAAATCCTTGATTTAACAGATCTGTGTCCCGATTGGACACCACAGCCAGTATCATGTCTTCGAACTCAATGCTGGTCGTAAACACCACCAGTGAGCCGTACATCAGTTTCttggaaaaattcgaaaaactttCCTTCTGTCGCCCATCATTCCTCTCCGGATCCAGATCGACCATCAAAAATTCGCCCTTATGTCCGCGTGATGAAGTCGCAGTACATTTGGTTAAAATTTGTACTTTTGGATACACTTTGATGTTGCTGTTCGACTTGTAGCTGCCGTCTTTAGCTTGACTCAAAAACTGGATGATTCCCTCACGCAACGGACAAATGAAATCTTCGCGCAACAGCGACAAATGCACCTCCAAATAATGTTGTACGCTCGGATATTTTCCTTGGACAATGTTTGGTTTAATGTCGACCGGTTCGGTGGACACAAGTTCTTCCAGCGTTGGATAAATTTCGCTGAACACGGATGCCGATTCGTCGGTgatctttttgaacattttatcgAACTCCTCCTTGAACGCGTTCAATTTTAGCTCATGTTTACTGTCGACTATCATTTTAGCTGCTTTTTGCACAAATTTTCCGTCCCACTCGAAACACTTAGTTACGTTCCAGCACAAAGCCACCAAATTCTCCCAGAACTCTTGATCGCTCGTAGCGACAATCAGTTTCTTCTTGGATTTTCCCGGTTTCTGTTCGATCGTCAGCTCTTTCATGTAGCCTTCGATTTGCTTCCAATACGTTTTCGCGTCAATAATCTTCTGCAGAAAACACCTTTTATGTTCGTTCAATGGGAGACTCAAGATCATCCCAATGGCTTTCAACGTTAAACCCATCACATCACTCGATATGGTCGCTTTGTTGATAGTTTCGATGAATCCAGAATCGGGCTGAAGTATCTCCAGAAATACATTCAACGGCGTCAATTCGAGAATGAAGCTGAGTTTCTTGAACGAAATCGGCAAAATATGTTTTGCATTCGACGAATTATTGGTGGATTTATCGCTACCACTTTGATTGGAGCTCTTTTGCGCCGATTTGTTGTAATTTCCACCGTAATCTAAACggcaaaaacgaaaagaacaAAACCAAATACAATGACAATTGGTCGAATCGTCTCggcttttgttttattttcaattaatttaccaGACTCGAAGAAATT comes from the Bradysia coprophila strain Holo2 chromosome X unlocalized genomic scaffold, BU_Bcop_v1 contig_473, whole genome shotgun sequence genome and includes:
- the LOC119070120 gene encoding NFX1-type zinc finger-containing protein 1-like gives rise to the protein MSDSDDDWFDKDIEDFKVDLPKDNSEKIEFLNDESLSSGGPNFFESDYGGNYNKSAQKSSNQSGSDKSTNNSSNAKHILPISFKKLSFILELTPLNVFLEILQPDSGFIETINKATISSDVMGLTLKAIGMILSLPLNEHKRCFLQKIIDAKTYWKQIEGYMKELTIEQKPGKSKKKLIVATSDQEFWENLVALCWNVTKCFEWDGKFVQKAAKMIVDSKHELKLNAFKEEFDKMFKKITDESASVFSEIYPTLEELVSTEPVDIKPNIVQGKYPSVQHYLEVHLSLLREDFICPLREGIIQFLSQAKDGSYKSNSNIKVYPKVQILTKCTATSSRGHKGEFLMVDLDPERNDGRQKESFSNFSKKLMYGSLVVFTTSIEFEDMILAVVSNRDTDLLNQGFIQIEIIKSFNVPLVFDRDFIMFESEVYFEPYHHVYNVMKNFDEETFPMKNYIIDVDVNPAYPSYIPPAIKTIYTHRKYALDLKNTSAWPSAAAIKLNESQLCAFKNSLTNKFSVIQGPPGTGKTFVGLEILTALIRNTDEQILVICYTNHALDQFLAGVLAITEDIVRMGNQSKNELLDKFNVKQLLETVVSDKRMKNCFYKAKCEYAELMEQFEVLQGKKGSENDAKLVEAEILTVQDKLRSISRKQEELKQINEFNLLKSKRVIGMTSTCAARSNSLLHMLKPPIVFVEEAAEILEPHIIAALSNETQHLILIGDHQQLRPTTSVFKLAKQYKMDISLFERMVNNGINSVKLNVQHRMRPEIANLIRPTIYKELTDHEVVTKYPNVLGITKNVFFITHNELETNDADETSKKNIFEAQYLVALCNYFILQGYPPEDVTILTMYNGQIFQFSQERRKYPNLKRVRITVVDNYQGEESKIILLSLVRSNNDDKIGYLSLKNRICVALSRAKHGFYIIGNMNLLAKNSSTWKLISKELQEQDAIGDTLCLCCQTHGNISKIRAPSDFDRVKFGGCSDTCSIELSCGHQCSYFCHTKMFDHYSNCDCTK